Proteins from a single region of Osmerus eperlanus unplaced genomic scaffold, fOsmEpe2.1 SCAFFOLD_170, whole genome shotgun sequence:
- the LOC134015746 gene encoding chromobox protein homolog 2-like, which translates to MEGVTVGQVFDAECILNKRPRKGKFEYLVKWRGWSSKHNSWEPEENILDPRLLAAFHKREQERELLFQKKGKRPRGRPRKILEPVPAAVKSSRSSSSSSSGLSSSASSSSSDDEDQVKKARPGPRLRDLPSSPQKRPPALAAKQEPVRKKRGRKPLLPELRALRQAKTPPPPRLQALRPPRDPPREESRGGVKKPLQPASFTYPGLARAGREDSGAQGSSGAFSQPGAPKPGALSCLWPGRSLSASSPSSSSSSSSMGRAPPAHSKSSSELKRSLSDCGSSRTGSLKLGGSTAALGLPTSKPSAGLGGGQATCGVAQRSSLGQRRPEGPGGAPQGSGSSRPAPSPPPSARDRASQALSLRALNLQSVTKSASGNGLQGNGGIAVATSRSSLRSGSSIVVKGAGGSIRETHTPRQEGRGGGGGPRQREDKMTEVGRERKGVGVMGRGGGTPGEGGGGRQDRPCAEDRKSGQRSLNDLSTGDSDDTSSSESEGGDASPYAGIGGPRIHPVPVDMEAVDSDWRPARSLLEHVFVTDVTANFVTVTVKESPTSVGFFNSRNH; encoded by the exons ATGGAGGGGGTAACTGTAGGGCAGGTATTTGACGCGGAATGCATCCTCAACAAACGTCCAAGAAAG GGCAAGTTTGAGTATTTGGTGAAGTGGAGAGGTTGGTCCTCCAA GCACAACAGCTGGGAGCCTGAAGAAAACATTTTGGATCCCAGGTTACTTGCAGCCTTCCATAAGAG GGAACAGGAGAGGGAGCTGCTGTTCCAGAAAAAAGGGAAGAGACCAAGAGGACGTCCACGGAAAATTCTG GAGCCAGTTCCAGCTGCCGTTAAATCcagccgctcctcctcctcctcgtcctctggcctctcctcttctgcttcctcctcttcctcagatgACGAGGACCAGGTGAAGAAGGCCCGGCCAGGGCCACGCCTACGAGACCTGCCTTCCTCTCCCCAGAAGAGGCCGCCTGCCTTGGCGGCCAAGCAGGAGCCAGTCAGAAAGAAGCGTGGGAGAAAACCCCTCCTTCCTGAGCTCCGTGCTCTGAGACAGGCCaagaccccacctccccctcgccTCCAGGCCCTGCGCCCCCCCCGTGATCCCCCCAGAGAGGAGTCAAGAGGTGGGGTAAAGAAGCCCCTACAGCCAGCCAGCTTCACATACCCAGGCCTGGccagggcaggcagggaggattCAGGTGCCCAGGGCTCGTCAGGGGCCTTTTCCCAGCCAGGGGCCCCTAAACCTGGTGCTCTCAGCTGCCTTTGGCCTGGCCGATCTCTttccgcctcctctccctcttcctcctcctcctcttcctccatgggTCGAGCCCCTCCCGCCCACAGTAAGAGCTCCTCTGAGCTGAagcgctctctctctgactgtggcAGCAGCAGGACAGGCTCTCTGAAGCTGGGGGGCAGCACCGCAGCACTGGGTCTGCCGACTTCCAAGCCTTCCGCGGGGTTAGGGGGAGGTCAGGCGACATGCGGCGTAGCTCAGCGCTCTTCCCTGGGGCAGAGACGACCGGAGGGCCCAGGTGGAGCTCCGCAAGGCTCCGGCAGCTCCAGGCccgccccttccccccctccctcagccagGGACCGTGCCAGCCAGGCTCTCAGCCTCAGAGCCCTCAACCTGCAGAGCGTCACCAAGTCAGCATCCGGGAACGGTCTTCAAGGAAACGGTGGCATTGCCGTGGCAACATCCAGGTCCAGTTTAAGAAGTGGCAGCAGCATAGTAGTGAAGGGAGCAGGGGGAAGCattagagagacacacactcccagacaggaaggaagaggaggaggaggaggaccaagGCAAAGAGAGGACAAGATGactgaggtggggagagagaggaagggagtgggggttatggggagggggggtgggaccccaggggaaggaggaggagggcggcagGACAGACCATGTGCAGAAGACCGGAAGTCAGGACAGCGGAGCCTCAATGACCTCAGCACAGGGGACTCAGACGACACTAGTAGCAGTGAATCAGAAGGTGGTGATGCTTCTCCATACGCAGGCATTGGGGGCCCCAGGATCCATCCGGTCCCAGTTGATATGGAGGCAGTGGACTCGGACTGGCGTCCCGCGCGTAGCCTTCTAGAACACGTGTTTGTTACGGACGTCACGGCCAACTTTGTAACGGTAACGGTGAAGGAGTCTCCCACCAGCGTGGGCTTCTTTAACTCCAGGAACCACTGA
- the LOC134015743 gene encoding noggin-3-like: MDSSYSLLALALLVLSLGFGIEEGMCQHYFLLRPIPSTNLPIVPLKEDPDPVLDPKERDLNETELRSTLGSHYDPLFMSITPPEDKYVGEEDQVDWDLRQKPSGAMPKEFKAIEFEVQHGKRQKPSKKLRRRLQLWLWSYAFCPVVYSWNDLGPRFWPRWVKGGKCYNKRSCSVPEGMVCKPAKSAHFTILRWRCLQKKGDLKCSWILVQYPIISECKCSCPN; encoded by the coding sequence ATGGATAGCTCCTACTCTCTTCTCGCCTTGGCTCTGCTGGTGTTGTCTCTTGGGTTCGGGATAGAGGAGGGCATGTGTCAGCACTACTTCCTCCTCCGGCCCATTCCAAGCACCAACCTACCCATAGTGCCGCTAAAGGAGGACCCGGACCCAGTTCTAGACCCAAAGGAGAGGGACCTGAACGAGACGGAACTCCGCTCCACTCTAGGGAGCCATTATGATCCCTTGTTCATGTCCATCACCCCGCCAGAGGACAAATACGTTGGGGAGGAAGACCAGGTTGACTGGGACCTGAGACAGAAACCGTCCGGAGCCATGCCCAAAGAGTTCAAGGCAATTGAGTTTGAAGTCCAGCACGGCaagagacagaagcccagtAAGAAACTCCGCAGACGGCTGCAGCTGTGGCTGTGGTCCTACGCCTTCTGTCCGGTAGTTTACTCATGGAACGACCTTGGGCCCCGGTTCTGGCCACGCTGGGTGAAAGGGGGTAAATGCTACAATAAGCGCTCTTGTTCAGTCCCTGAAGGGATGGTCTGCAAACCTGCCAAATCGGCCCATTTTACGATCTTACGATGGCGCTGCTTGCAGAAAAAGGGGGACTTGAAGTGCTCATGGATACTCGTTCAGTATCCCATTATATCAGAGTGCAAGTGTTCTTGTCCGAACTGA